One Rosa chinensis cultivar Old Blush chromosome 3, RchiOBHm-V2, whole genome shotgun sequence DNA window includes the following coding sequences:
- the LOC112192258 gene encoding transcription factor UPBEAT1, which translates to MASHQHPLFVSLNLKSMVQEHEEKSYSDGALWNNVLQGTRQRVMTTTTKKSGVVLKNKKRADGKRILKKRRRSLQFGARRENNGIRRRVRTLKRLIPNSDSKSVGGLDGLFRETADYILSLQSRVTLMQMMVKALADSDE; encoded by the coding sequence ATGGCTTCTCATCAGCATCCCCTCTTTGTTTCCCTTAATTTGAAGAGTATGGTCCAAGAACATGAGGAAAAGTCCTACTCAGATGGGGCGTTGTGGAACAATGTTCTTCAAGGAACAAGACAGAGGGTGATGACGACCACCACCAAGAAAAGTGGAGTGGTtttgaagaacaagaagagaGCAGATGGTAAAAGGATTCtgaagaagagaaggagaagCCTCCAATTTGGAGCAAGAAGGGAAAACAATGGGATCCGAAGAAGGGTGAGAACCTTGAAGAGACTGATTCCGAATAGTGATTCCAAATCCGTTGGGGGTTTGGACGGATTATTCAGGGAGACAGCTGATTACATTTTGTCTTTGCAAAGTAGAGTCACGCTCATGCAGATGATGGTTAAGGCATTGGCAGATTCTGATGAGTAG
- the LOC112194480 gene encoding uncharacterized protein LOC112194480, whose product MRYASVVHPQTNGQVEVPNKIIKKLLKKKKLDDAKGLWAKKLPEVLWAIRTTPTSANRETLFCTMFGTEAVLLIEVTRPTARVKGYDAKTSDDGIYLNKDLLEEKRRKAHLHNLQNK is encoded by the coding sequence atgcgctATGCATCTGTGGtgcacccccaaaccaacggacAAGTCGAAGTGCCAAACAAGATCATTAAGAAGTtgctcaagaagaagaagcttgatGACGCTAAGGGCTTATGGGCTAAAAAACTCCCAGAGGTCttgtgggccatcaggacaacCCCAACATCCGCCAACAGGGAAACACTATTTTGCACGATGTTTGGCACAGAGGCGGTCCTCCTAATTGAAGTCACACGGCCAACTGCTAGGGTTAAGGGCTATGATGCCAAAACCAGTGATGATGGCATCTACCTCAACAAGGACTTGCTCGAGGAAAAACGCCGCAAGGCAcacttgcacaacttgcaaaacaagtaa